The Gavia stellata isolate bGavSte3 chromosome 1, bGavSte3.hap2, whole genome shotgun sequence DNA segment CTCCGTTAATCCCAAACAAGTCATGTTATGCCCAGCTTCAGGACAACCGCAGcgaaataaaaaataataatgaaagcaTAGTATGTATGGGGGATACCAATGCCAACCAAATTGTAACAAAAGTTAGAACCTCTGAAGGGGATGTTAAGAAACGTGCTTTGACAGATGAGAGTGGGAATATACACTCTGGAGGATCAGAGAAAGTTGCTCATCTGAATACAGAGCAGAATAAACTTCTGACCTTCAAAGACTCTCGCACCTGTCACACCAGTGTACAGGAAAGTAAGCTGCCCTCCACCACAAGCAGGGAAATGGGGAAAGATTGTAGGACCAGTGAAGCTAAGAATATATCAAGGCATATCAGGATTAGCCGAGGACAAAGTCTGTccaatttaaaaagcagcacaaatgATGCCAACCTGGAGGTTATTTCCAAAGGTGATGTTGACTTCACCCAGAACTTTTCTAAGGGTAAAATGCCCAGAACGGTGGAGATGGAGAGAATAAAAAGGCTTTCTTTGGGAAGACCAAGTAAATTTTCTCCTCAGCCTGAAACATTTGCAAAAGACTGTGTTGGCCCTGTGTCATGTAAACGTCTGCTTTCTGCATCATTGGACTCCATCGACAGGTCACACCATTTGATAGGAAGTACAGAGAAATCACAAAAAACATCGACAGATCACTTTCTTGGGATGGTGTTTCATCCACTTGACAATACCTCAGAGGAAAATATTGTGTTTTATTCCAAACCATCTACCTCAGGGAACAAGAAAATAAGTAAACCAGAAAATGTACCAAATGTTAATGTTGAAAGCACACTGCATACTTCTCATTCTCAACATTCAGCTGTTAAGCCCAATGAGATTGCTAGTAAATCAGAAGCACAATTAGGCCAGGGTGATAAAAGTAAAAAACTGGAGCTTAAGACTGCACCATCTCTACAGTCTAAAAATGCGTGTCAACAAAAGATTGAGAGAATTATGCTGGTAGAGTTCCTGGGATGTCAAGAAGATGAAAATACAGCAACGCAGGAACAGAAAGGCTCTGGGTCTGATGCATCAAAATTTCAAGCATCCCATTTTCCAGACACCTGTAATAAAGTAGAGGATCCATTGTCAAGCCAGGTGGTAACCTATCCTGATGACACATTACTAAGTGATAACGTCACCATcggtggggaagggagaggaagcaatgaCAGTGACAATGGGACAACTAGCCAGGTTGGTGAGgaatattttactgacaaagAAGTGGAAACAATATTCCCTCTCACCTGCAACAGTAAATCCAGTGGCAAAGTGACAcctagaaaaaaagagaatttacaTGAAGTTGACACAGGTTGTGCTGAAACAGTTAGTGAAGAGATATCTCTTATACAAAACATTAATCTACCTGACAGCAAACCTTTGAAAGTTAATGAGAGTAAACTGACGCTAGTCAAAGGAAACACCGAGGATGCTGCCGTGGCTGCTTCTGATCTCTCAGATCAGCGCAGAGCGTGCAGTGCAGAGACAGTGTCAAACCAACAACCTGACAACCACGACAGTGATTCGGAAACCTCGAGCTTTTCAGTTCCAAGTAAAAAGACAGCTAATGCACAGAAACATCCTCcagaggaagcagcagagagCTGTAACATTTCAGCAAAGGCTGATGCCGCCCTTTTATGTGTCCCAACTCTTGTGCACCCGGTGGCAACGCTGGATGTTAATAGTCAGCCCATGCTatcaaataataatttgaaGGACCTTTATACACTTAATGTTGACAAACTGTCACCCTCCTCAGTCCTACCTCCCATTGACAGTACGCAGTTGTTAAATGTATCCCCTAAAGTGCCTATCAAGACTGCTTGCAGCAGCGCCATCCCAAAACCTATCCTGGTCCACTCCAAGGGCTCCCTTGCAGATAAGGTGGATGTGGACAGTGACTGCAgtgaaaagctggaagaaagcaTCGAGATGAAACCTGCCATACCCAGGCCCAAACCTGTGAGACCTAAAATCATCACATACATTAGGAGAAACCCTCGTTCGATAGAGCAGCTCGACCCTTCGTTTGCGCCGTCGGGGCTGCCCTTCGGTAGCCCTGCGTGTGGCTTGCCCATCTCTACAGAGCAGAAGGTGTCTAACGGAGGGGAGGCGAAGCCCCCCAGCATCCTGTATGACAAATTTAAACCTGACCTCCAGAAGCCAAGACTCTTCAGTTCTGGTGTGGTGGTGTCAGGAATTCGGCCCCCGGGACATCACTTTGGTCCAATGAGCGAGAAGTTTCTGCAGGAGGTAAGGAGGCAGCTTTGACAGCCTCTTTTGTATGCCAGGTGGTGatcatttgctttcttgttgCTGCCAGAAGTTAGTTCTCAAACCtcaaataagaaataaatcCTAAATCAAGGCAATGTGTGATCATTAGAAATAAACTTACTTAACTCTTTCTGGCACTGACCCTGTTGCGGTGTCTGATTCTGTGACTGGAAGTTGTCACTGTGTTCCCCAGTTTTTCCCAGCAAACCAGTCACCTGCTAGTAGTATAAATAGGGATgtttagaaaggaaaagatacGCTGTTTGAATTTATCCATaaatagaatttcttttttttcgCCAAAGAGTGGCTTTGGGAAATGAGTGTAATTTGTCCACAGAGACTTTTCCTCCTTAATGGGAAAGTTGGCAGGTTTTTGCAGACAGACAACTAGAGGTCTAAACTAATTCCCTTCTGTTTAGCTTACTGAAACCCAGGGACTATCAGAGCTCTTTTTAGATACGTATCATGCAGGAAAAGATTTACTTTTGACTCATTTTAAAGCCATGTGTTATATTGACCTACATCTTAAGTAAGAAATCTCCTTTCCCTGGAAAGCCTTCCCGAGCAGCCAGAAGGTGATGGAAGTCCCTCTGGCCAATTCTGGCTCCTGATATCTCATTGTGTTTCCGTCTTGATAAGTTGGGCAGGAGTCTTGGTTCCCTGAAATCCTTGGTGGAAGGTGAACACAGCGGAGGAAGGTTGACCTTGCTTGGAAGGTGGAGAAAGGACAGGGAAGAGGGAGCTACGTTCAGGTCTGTGATGTGCCCTTGCATCCGCTGCTTGGGACCTGTGGTAGCTCAACAACCAAACTTTTCATATAAATATTGAAGACCACACAAGTGTATTTCACTAGAagcagtctttttaaaaaaaaataattttttttctgtgtgtctcGTGGTGTTATTCAGGCTGTTTTAATGCCTGCCTCATTCTACATACAGTATTCAAGGAACAGCATTGAAATAACAAATACCTTAGTATTTGTGCTAAGTACCATAGTCCCCTGCTAGTTGGGGGAATGCAAAGGGGACTGATTTAGCTCCAGTATTGatcaagagaaaggaaaatgattGATCCATGGAGGTGGACAGACGCTTAGAAGAGCAGCTGTGCACAGTACGGGTTCATAGCAGATGACTGATGTGTAATATGAAATAAAGCAATTAGGGTGGGTTGAGATAGATCAAAATCACCCTGGTGAAGGGAGTGTTGAAGTCTCAGAGATTTtggagagaaggagatgctggcgCAGGTTGCGTGCTCTGCATTACCTttgtgagggaaaaaaatcccagtctgCCGTATTTCACACATGTAGTTTGGGCTTTGGAGGGCTTTGATTAGCGTTTTATAGCTCTTTACATAGCTGTGATAGGGACTGTTAATAGCTGCTATCAATCATACCTGTAATCTCTAAGACCCTTCAGCTAGTTAAATGGTAGGAACAATTAAATACCCCTCTGGGTGCCATGAGCTGGAAAAAATTGGAAGGTGCTGTCTCAGACAGGAGACTCCAAGGCAAGGCCTGGAGAACTGTCTAGGAAGGCTCGAGTGCTACCTCTGTGCAGCGGGGAGCCTCCTGGGCTGCTTGAACTGCCCGTGCTAAGGTCCACACAGGACAGCTCGCACAAAAATCCCAGCTCAGGCGTGAAGGCAGTCCAGCTGTGCTTAGAGTCTGTGTCCATAAAGGAATTGAGTTAAGGTTAAATGGGCAGCCTTACCTGTGGCATTGGCAGCTCCTTGAGTGCTTTTCTTTGGAACCTCGGCATGGTGTGGAGGTAGATTTTTCATGCCTGTCTCCGTCCAAAAAAAATAGTTAGAAAACCCCTCAAcagtgaaatgctgaaaaaaaacagtcatTGCCCAGGGCAGATCGCTGCTGTCCACATGCTTCATCACAGCGTAGGCTCCCCATCTCAGCGTGGACCTCAGCCTCTTCTAGTCAGCACCAGTGGGAATTTGTGGCCACTTTGTGTTCCCAGTTACGTCCGTGGGAAGTAACAGAGCAAACCATGGAACCCAAAGGCTGTTGCTGTGCTAATGAACTGAACAGTGGGAGGGCACAGCCTCCAAGGCTGACGCAAGGGGTTGTCCATACTGCTGGACTGGGAGCACGCTCCCCAGCTCAGTGTCCACCTCTGCCGGTGTGTGCTCACCCAGAGGCTGTTTCCAAGCACCAGCATGGATGAGACCAGCCTGGTCTGCAGGGTGAGAGTTTACCTGTATGGGTATGGTCTGCGCCTTGCCAGGGAGTGGTCCTTGGCTCACTTTATTCACTACTTTATGGCTGCTGCCGAGAGTCCTGGTTCTGGTGGGAGTCTATAAGGAGGTCTGCTGATCaccagctctcctgcctgcctcctcaAGGCTGCGCCTGCCCCGTTCAACCACCTCCTTGGGTCTATTCCCCAGCACAGACATCTTTCTGCTCCAGAGAGCATGGACTAAGCCTGTTGAAATGAAAGGCCTGTAGGGGGAAAAGGCACAGGGCGAGTTGTTTTATACATAGTCAAACCAGCAATTCTTTCCCTCGTCCCTAGTCTCGTTATCTGAACTGCCTGAACTGGTGTCACCAACTCTTTTCCCAAATAGTTGCCTGAAGCATGCACTTGTTAAGAAAATTCTGGCTTGAGGCATTAATGTTTGATGATGTTGTAAACAGagtaacagaaaggaaagtgtTGGGCATCCTtacctgctggccatgctgccagctctgctcaggATTACGCAGCCTGTGGAAATTCCTGTATGCTCCGAGTATTTGCTGCAGACTTTCCATCTCTTTCTAACAAGTTCGTTAAATGGGGTATGGGGAATGAGCAGACAGCCACACACAATAGAACTCTGAGCTGAGGTTCTTTTTAGTTGACAGACTGCAAGGGATCTTTTCATTAAAAGTCCCTTGTACAAAAATCTAGTACAGGATGCTAACAGGTCTCATATTAATCCAAATCTTTCCGAAGATATTTAGAATGGCCTTATAATGAAAAATTGCACATGATTCTATTGAGATGAGTTGAATTATGCAATTCATAAATTCCCCAttaaatagagaagaaaaaggagtgtACCTTCATAGCAAGGTTATGTCCCCCAAAATTGGGCTCTTCAAGAGATAGTTGGGTAAATCCTTCTCACTTTTCTCAGCTTGAGAAGATGTTTTATACTTGTGATTGATTGTTTTTGTGTGCatatttgttgcttttctgtgttattCGTAGCATACtgtcaataaagaaaaaaatgaggtgaCTGAAGGTTTGGCTAAACTGACCCACTTTAACAAAAATGCATGGTTTCtatatttaaagatttttttctattccttATACTAAAGTACTTGGCATTGGTATCTTCACTGCCAGTTAAATATGAAATGATAGGAAGTGTATAGTGAAATCTGATTCAAATAACTTCATCAGGGAGAGAAAAGGTACCTGAATCTTATCCAGGAAAACAATCTCATACCCAGAAGTTGAAAATAAGAAGCTAAACATCTCCTGCAGTCCAAGCCTAGAGAATCATCTATACAGTAAAAACTGCATCCTAACTTGTAGAAACAGGTCACAGGagtataataaaaaaggaaatggggAGATCTAATGGCAGGAAATAggtctgcaaaggaaaaaatataaagcaaaaatataatgCTCAGTGTTTGTTACATCTGCCCTCCTAGTTCCTGTGCAAAGACCTCAAAGATACTACATTTAATAGTTTAAGGCCAAGCTTGTCTCATGTAGCATATTGAAGATTTACTAAATTAGGGTTAAAGCTCCTGAAGCAGCTAGGATCAAAGCTTTTATAGCCAATGTTGAAGTGCATATTCTAAATGCTTATAATTGCTAAATAGAAATTGATTTGGCATATTATATGCATCATAACTTACAGCAGAGTTAATTAATTGACAGTTATGTTTCTTCCTAGGTAGCCTATGGCACTtctttgattaatttttaaacaaatttagttcagatttcctctttcctaagctgtttttttcctctggcctaAATGGGatgcactgaaaaaatattcatgGGTCCTTTCTAGATTATGatgattttacattttgtaagaaaatggTAAAGAAGTTGGACTCTGCCTCGAAGAGCAAATGGTTCTTTGCAAATGAGAGAGATGAAAGCTACTGACATTGCTCTGTGCCCTCGTCCTGAGTCACGAAGCAGCATGGTGAGGTGGGAGTCAGAGCCCAGCTTGAGTGTAGAAAAATGCAAGGGCTGAATCGGGGAACCGGGTCATTTCCTGACTGCAGGTTCCCCAgtaacagccaggctgctggaAATACTTCCAGCCTGGGACTTACTGTGCTGTCCTCACAGTATACACCCATTAAAATACTGAGAGATTTGCCACTGATTTTAGCAAAGCATCATCTATTTTAAGCTAAACAATAAATGTGTCACATATAaaaatttgcttcttttctctagTTCAGATGGGCATCTGGATTTTATAGCTCTGATTTGGAATATTCAACAGCCCCCTGAATATGCAATGTACAGAAATGTGCCCACCTCCACAGTCAGGTCTCTTTTCAGGAACTTCAGGGGCACAGATTACAATGAACATTTTGCAGTAAGAACAtgtagaggttttttttctcgCATAAACGATTTGACAATACCATTTCTCTGatgaaatgaatttaaaataccttcagctttatttttaactaagTTAAAACCAACTTCCCCCAAAATTGTACCTCactaagaatattttaaataacttctaACAAAAATTCCACTTACACTCTCTTGATGTATCCGCCTCTGTAAAAAATATCACCTTTCAGGACTTAAAAGTAACTTCATTTTCACTAATTTAAGATCTTccatttgtctgttttcattttgggaagAGATCAATTCTTTATTtgggtttgggtgggttttgAGACTGTAATGTGTGTATTTGTGGAAAGCGATTCATATGGTAAGAAAGACCATCACTTTTTTGAAAGTGATGATCAGTCTGCAGTGCTCTGAAGCCCAGATTCACAAGGAGGGAAGATTAGCCTTTATAAGCAATTTAGAGCTCCATATTTTCTGGATTTATTGATTTATTGCATAATATCTGTGttaatgatttttctgtagGTTGGGGAAAGGCCTCCAAAAGATGAGTTTTGCCCTCCACCGTATACTCACTACGAGGTCCCACCAAGTTTTTATCGATCTGCCATGATCCTCAAACCACAGTTAGGACTGGGTGCAGTGTCCAGGTTACCATCTGCAAAAAGCAGGATTCTCATTGCAAGTCAAAGATCCTCAGGTAGCTGTCTCCATCAGCAAGGAGAAATAACGAGTGCTCCCAGCCTCTATCATCCTGACGCTTCAGGTAAAGTAtgaactttctttcctttcctttaggTGTAGTCACCgctaagatttttatttcagaaagaaataccTCAAAACGAGCAACATCTTGACCTGATACAAAGCTCCAGCAGCACTCTTTGAGGCGTGTCTTTTTATTCTGAGGCAAGGCTGACTAGGGAGTCTGGGACTCGCACAAAGGTTGTTTAACAGGTCATTGCCAAAGAAAGAGAATTGATTTCAGTAATAATTCTCgttgtgctcttttttttatcttcccCCTCCTTGTAAATGCCTGAAAAATCCTTGCTTTTGTCCTGCGGAAGGTAATGGGACATTTTCTTCCATCTTGAAGATCCCGTTGTTCAATCTGAGTATGACGTTCCCCACCATGTTGTGCTCTGAAAGCCTGGGCAGTGTTCAGATGTGCCAGCAGAGATCTTGATACTCTGAAGCCCTGGTATACACCTCTTTGGAGACAACATTTCTAAtgcctttttctccccagctaCTGCCCAGCTCAGCATGACCCTGGGCGGAATTACAGGGGagggaaaagcaagagaagagTTCGAAGGAGAGGTGTATGATGCCACAAGACAGAGATAATAATTACTTCTACAGGCACTCCTTGGTGTCCTGGAAAAGCTTGGAGGTTTTAACAACGTACACTTTAACAGCAGCAAGTTCAAAGACAACTGAAAATCAGTCATTGCCAGAATGAAACACAGCAGCTGTTTAACAGCCTACAAGTctgcagagatttttaaaaatagtcatAAGGGATAAAGTTAAGTAATGCCTTGGGGTCATGTGGTCCCTCCTCTTGCCCCAGGATGGGATTCCTTCTGATAGATGTTTATTTAACCTGTTCATGAAAAACTATTTATAAAAACCTTCAATATGAGATCCTGCAGCCTCTGAAAGCAGGCTGCTCTGAAGCATTATCTGCTTTCAAGTTAAAAAGTTTTCCCTAGTGTTTTGCCTAATCCCCTTTGTTGCAATTTACTCCCTCTTCTGTCTGGAGTGGGCGTGGGGTCTTCTCCTCTTTGCAGGTATTTGAAAACTATTACTCTCTCTCCTCAGTGTCCATTTCTCCATAGTAAGCTGCAgaagaaatttagaaaaaatgaaaatggaaatgggCCAGAGTGTCTTGACTTACCCTGAGAGGATGGTATCAGTTAGTAATACAGGTTGCCAGGATTTCGGGTTAATCAGAAAATCAAGGATCTCTGTAGCACAGTGCCTCTTGCCACTATCTTTTACTATTTGACCCTGCATCTAGAGTTTATCTACGTTGATGGCATTAGCAGAAGCTGACCAAGCTCAGCTGTGTGTGACTTCTGAGACACTCCAAGATCGCACACCGGGCAGTAAATACCCGTTCAACCATGTAAGTTGAGTTCAGTCAGCACTGAACATGGTAATACAGGTGCAGAGATCAATTGgatcatatttttcatttaaatgaaactgCAAGAGGATGCAAATTCAGGATATGAGTAGGGTAAGCTGTTGCATAACATGAGCCAGTCTGGGAGATAGATATCAAATCCACTGTCTTTTCTGATCCTCAGAAATTAACATTGCCTTGATTTTTATTCATCCAGCTTAATTATCCTGCATCATTGATAATTGCAGGCATGACTTTTCCTTAGCCGTTTTTTATCCATATAGGAATTTGTCTTGTATGTATTAATTTACTGTGTTCCTATATTATGTGAAATTCTAAATCTAAACAGTATCAGCCTATCAGTCCTATTTATTGTCTGTAATCCTGACTTTTAAAAtgccagtgaaaaaaaaatagacatgaGGAAATTGCACTAGCTGTTAGTGCAATTCCTATGGCACTGAAGTTCCTATTTCCTGAAGTTTTCCTATTTCTCagaagttgggtttttttgatctTAGCACTGATTATTTCTTGGACCTTCTCTGCTGTGGAGGTCAAATTTAATTCATAGCTATCCATAATTTCCTTCCTATGActgttattttgtttgtttctctctaGTCTATTGATAACTTTCTGTTTCAAAGATGCTATTAAAGATAATTCATGGTAGTCTGATAATTTGTCTGCCATATCTTTCAGGATCCCAAAGTGTGTCTCATCTGATCTTTGCGCTCTGACTGCTTTTATTGATTTTAAATCACCCAAGACTTCTTCTGGAGAGGTTGCTAATGTCTCTAGTTTTTCACAGGACACACTGTTTTCACTTCTGGCGTCTCACCTTCCATTTTCCTTGTGAGGTGAAGAACGTGTTCAATTTTTCTGCAACAT contains these protein-coding regions:
- the MTUS2 gene encoding microtubule-associated tumor suppressor candidate 2, producing the protein MSAPLIPNKSCYAQLQDNRSEIKNNNESIVCMGDTNANQIVTKVRTSEGDVKKRALTDESGNIHSGGSEKVAHLNTEQNKLLTFKDSRTCHTSVQESKLPSTTSREMGKDCRTSEAKNISRHIRISRGQSLSNLKSSTNDANLEVISKGDVDFTQNFSKGKMPRTVEMERIKRLSLGRPSKFSPQPETFAKDCVGPVSCKRLLSASLDSIDRSHHLIGSTEKSQKTSTDHFLGMVFHPLDNTSEENIVFYSKPSTSGNKKISKPENVPNVNVESTLHTSHSQHSAVKPNEIASKSEAQLGQGDKSKKLELKTAPSLQSKNACQQKIERIMLVEFLGCQEDENTATQEQKGSGSDASKFQASHFPDTCNKVEDPLSSQVVTYPDDTLLSDNVTIGGEGRGSNDSDNGTTSQVGEEYFTDKEVETIFPLTCNSKSSGKVTPRKKENLHEVDTGCAETVSEEISLIQNINLPDSKPLKVNESKLTLVKGNTEDAAVAASDLSDQRRACSAETVSNQQPDNHDSDSETSSFSVPSKKTANAQKHPPEEAAESCNISAKADAALLCVPTLVHPVATLDVNSQPMLSNNNLKDLYTLNVDKLSPSSVLPPIDSTQLLNVSPKVPIKTACSSAIPKPILVHSKGSLADKVDVDSDCSEKLEESIEMKPAIPRPKPVRPKIITYIRRNPRSIEQLDPSFAPSGLPFGSPACGLPISTEQKVSNGGEAKPPSILYDKFKPDLQKPRLFSSGVVVSGIRPPGHHFGPMSEKFLQEVGERPPKDEFCPPPYTHYEVPPSFYRSAMILKPQLGLGAVSRLPSAKSRILIASQRSSGSCLHQQGEITSAPSLYHPDASVDLKKGSCPSAAKSNLPKPCQSGLRPPGYSRLPAAKLAAFGFVRSSSVSSVSSNQSNDSAQSDQSRTTNRSSFGNEEQTTPKASAPSKDVPKGGGKSTTQVSSSTATPRRSLLPAPKTATGPAGLKKEVQKDQDANKPAVSSPKRSVVTATKLHSPGHPKQRPTTPKNGFSPKPGDSRDTEKQFVQKLKEKCDEQSQQLSNIRDELKRASYGFDVFAITTQHFFRQNENALVKIKELGVELAKIRDEVALNTARWKKLQSEKEELERRFEKEVKQLRRQQQEELQALEQRLQEEYNSKKESLQEQHRLQLEQVKLQHQDQVEDITAVHEAAMLQLENNHIVAITVLQDENDCKIRELNTAHKLEKAQLEENFEKLRLSLQDQIDTLTFQNQSLKAKADRFEEALKKNTEEQLKIVRAPYLHLEKDLKSLKHVLEMKNHQIHQQEKMIMELEKQAEKNLKLEEKITVLQQQNEELRARIEQNTVITRQLSEENANLQEYVEKEVEEKKKLSRTNEELLWKLQEGDAVSPVKLPPTSSTSFYRCSSGNSSPAKVRTLRR